The following are from one region of the Arachis duranensis cultivar V14167 chromosome 10, aradu.V14167.gnm2.J7QH, whole genome shotgun sequence genome:
- the LOC107469998 gene encoding uncharacterized protein LOC107469998, which yields MKDPRNFQIPYIIGDITIEKALCDLGASINLMSLNMMRRMRIEEAKPTRMAFQLADRTFKFPHGVVEDLLVKVGEFIFPADFVVLDMEEEANTSIILGRPFLATAGAIIDVQKGKLVLRLHEEKMVFNVFKAMSYPKEAIGECMMVDTIEQIVQGALEEEQYEGSMKLEQQAPREEPPQGTMESSIMTNYKNNNKE from the coding sequence ATGAAGGACCCAAGGAATTTCCAAATTCCCTACATCATAGGGGATATCACTATTGaaaaggccttgtgtgacttgggagctagcatcaatctcatgTCCTTGAACATGATGAGAAGGATGAGAattgaggaagccaaaccaacaagaatggcatTCCAACTAGCTGACAGAACATTCAAGTTTCCACATGGAGTGGTGGAAGATTTATTGGTGAAGGTGGGAGAATTCATCTTCCCAGCTGACTTTGTTGTGCTAGATATGGAAGAAGAGGCAAACACTTCAATTATCCTAGGAAGGCCATTCCTagctactgctggagccatcattgatgtgcaaAAAGGAAAACTAGTCTTGAGATTACATGAGGAAAAGATGGTCTTCAATGTCTTCAAGGCAATGAGTTATCCTAAGGAAGCAATAGGAGAATGCATGATGGTGGACACCATAGAACAAATAGTCCAAGGAGCTTTGGAAGAAGAGCAATATGAAGGAAGTATGAAATTGGAGCAACAAGCACCACGTGAGGAACCACCACAAGGAACCATGGAAAGTTCAATCATGACAAACTACaaaaacaacaataaagaaTAG